From one Pedobacter faecalis genomic stretch:
- a CDS encoding Ig-like domain-containing protein, translated as MIKFLQTSIILFVCIIFSQKTFAQFPYLESFRRSTAPGITFGGAPSAFLTAGGSGLDIPTQTHTGTPLDPDGDGYLRLTNNSRNQKGYIYSNSNFPSSNGLKVELEYYVYGGSGADGISFFLFDATASPFVIGGFGGSLGYAQITTTTPISPGVSKGYLAIGLDEYGNFSNNTEGRQGGFAGTRPGSVTLRGKGDGAALEPNNYRFLTTVQTSAIPGNAFSLVGNATSRQSNPASSGYRRVKIDLAPDPVVGYRITVKIIRGGTPNIETTVIDNYHYNEPAPPLLRYGLASSTGNQTNYHEIRNVDIDVFDDASLVPPTANNDVLTSCSSNSAIVNIINNDITNNPNGAINAASIDLNPNQAGIQTSYTVPGRGVFTLTSTGIVEFVPDAPFVGSVEANYTVRDNYGKLSNSAKITVNYVSAPTTPDAGPDQVLIASGTPQSYVMRGNAAISGTGRWSQISGPTVATFVNQNQNNTSVGNLTAGTYIFRWTISSGAGCDLTDDMQIIVNSAPIANDDSYRTNLNTAIDMSVLSNDTDPDGNTTINVGSITIKSPPQHGTLQINNATGVITYTPTNNYSGNDTFTYSVKDVNGTESNNATVNVAINAKPIGSPDIATTLAGSPITVPVQDNDLDKTGVTLTRGTDPANGTITINTNGTILYTPQTGFSGKDSFTYILRNGTGVTSDPITVTINVRPVGSTDNIATNANTAVTIPVKTNDASSTGTTVVPGTTQPAHGSVVINSSGQPLYTPATGYAGLDNFTYFLQTADGLQSDPILVNVTVKPVGSTDNVTTLRDNAVTIPVKDNDLNKTGTTVLVNANPTRGTVTITPTGEIRYTPQAGYIGTDVFTYVLRTADAVESDPITVNVTINPAIPAPDITIDAPTGTPTVIDVPIPPGGKVIITVPPKNGTITFDPVTGKPIYTPNPGYTGPDDFTYVIEDEDGYQSPPGKVTLTVKRAARIGLAKALISTVANQDGSFRLIYLFTMVNYGDVAINNLSLIDNLATAFPGRTVTVNRINGSGTLRTNANYNGNTVTQLMLNTSTLAANFKEQVELEITVSGNQQTGTYTNSATAQGQSADNGATTTDVSTTGLTPDPTTPGDVSPSNPTVAVLLFAPSLNIPVSTDDDVIINIPIPTGGSFVITNPPTNGTISIDPATGRPIYTPNPGYSGPDEFTYVIVDANGNQSPPATVTLTVTAPAKIGLAKAMVSTTKNADGSYSVRYRFTMVNYGDVTVNNVGLFDNLSLAFTDATYQIVNITTSGTSTLRINQAYNGNSVTNMLLPASTLAGLTKETVDMEVRVVLNKQEGLFNNFATVEGISAGDGSQVSDQSTNGFNPDPITAGDVSPSVLTPVTLTKLDLKIPGGFSPNNDGINDFFVIENALGKRVSLEVFNRWGNRIYRSTDYQNNWNGKTTEGLYVGDDVPPGTYYYVIILDGKDRKVGYITINR; from the coding sequence ATGATTAAATTTTTACAAACTAGCATAATCTTATTCGTTTGCATAATATTCAGTCAAAAAACATTTGCGCAATTTCCCTATCTTGAAAGTTTCAGAAGGTCAACCGCGCCGGGAATTACCTTCGGAGGAGCTCCGTCTGCGTTCCTGACAGCTGGGGGAAGTGGACTTGACATACCAACACAAACGCATACCGGCACTCCGTTAGATCCGGATGGAGACGGTTATCTGAGGCTTACTAACAATTCAAGAAATCAAAAAGGATATATCTATAGTAATTCAAATTTTCCTTCAAGTAACGGACTAAAAGTTGAATTAGAATACTATGTTTACGGAGGTAGTGGAGCTGACGGCATAAGTTTTTTTCTTTTTGATGCGACAGCAAGCCCTTTTGTTATCGGTGGATTCGGTGGGTCCCTTGGTTACGCTCAAATAACGACTACCACGCCCATCTCTCCCGGTGTTAGCAAAGGTTATCTAGCGATTGGTTTAGACGAATATGGAAACTTTTCAAATAATACGGAAGGAAGGCAGGGTGGATTTGCTGGCACGAGACCTGGGTCAGTAACATTAAGAGGCAAAGGTGATGGAGCTGCTTTGGAGCCTAACAATTATAGGTTTCTTACTACAGTACAGACTTCCGCAATTCCTGGCAATGCGTTCTCCCTTGTCGGAAACGCTACGTCTAGACAATCTAATCCTGCCTCATCAGGATATAGGAGGGTAAAGATCGATCTTGCTCCAGATCCAGTGGTAGGATATCGAATCACTGTAAAAATTATTAGAGGGGGAACTCCAAACATTGAAACTACGGTGATTGACAATTATCACTACAATGAACCCGCACCGCCTCTTCTCAGATACGGCTTGGCTTCTTCAACCGGAAATCAGACAAATTACCATGAGATTAGAAACGTCGATATTGATGTATTTGATGACGCAAGTTTGGTACCTCCAACAGCTAATAACGATGTCTTAACGTCGTGTAGCAGTAATAGTGCCATCGTTAACATAATAAACAACGATATTACCAATAATCCAAACGGAGCCATAAACGCAGCGTCAATAGACCTTAATCCAAATCAAGCTGGCATACAAACAAGCTATACTGTGCCGGGGCGCGGGGTGTTTACATTGACTTCCACTGGGATTGTGGAATTCGTACCGGATGCACCTTTCGTTGGAAGTGTGGAGGCGAACTACACAGTAAGGGATAATTACGGTAAGTTATCCAACTCTGCTAAGATCACAGTAAACTACGTAAGCGCACCGACTACACCGGATGCAGGTCCCGATCAGGTCCTCATAGCCTCCGGAACGCCTCAAAGTTATGTGATGCGTGGAAACGCGGCAATATCAGGCACGGGAAGATGGTCTCAAATCAGTGGCCCTACCGTAGCGACATTTGTAAACCAAAATCAAAACAATACTTCGGTTGGCAATCTTACTGCCGGCACCTATATTTTCCGATGGACGATCAGTTCAGGAGCAGGGTGTGACCTTACCGACGATATGCAGATTATAGTAAATAGTGCGCCTATTGCAAATGACGATTCTTACCGGACGAATCTAAATACGGCAATCGATATGTCAGTACTTAGCAATGATACGGACCCGGATGGAAATACAACAATAAACGTGGGTTCGATTACAATTAAGTCACCACCGCAGCACGGTACGCTCCAGATAAATAATGCCACTGGGGTGATTACCTATACTCCGACCAACAACTACAGCGGTAACGATACGTTCACCTATTCTGTAAAAGACGTCAACGGTACAGAAAGTAACAACGCCACCGTAAATGTCGCAATAAATGCTAAGCCTATAGGAAGTCCGGACATTGCAACAACACTCGCCGGAAGTCCTATTACTGTTCCCGTACAGGATAATGACCTTGATAAAACCGGCGTAACTTTAACAAGAGGTACGGATCCAGCGAACGGAACAATCACCATCAATACCAACGGAACAATCCTGTACACACCTCAAACCGGCTTCAGCGGGAAAGATTCCTTCACTTACATTCTGCGGAATGGCACTGGTGTAACTTCAGATCCGATTACCGTTACAATAAACGTAAGGCCGGTAGGTAGCACTGATAATATCGCCACCAATGCAAATACGGCGGTAACTATTCCAGTTAAGACCAATGACGCGAGCAGTACTGGGACCACTGTTGTTCCGGGCACTACTCAACCGGCTCATGGTTCCGTGGTGATTAATTCATCAGGCCAGCCGCTTTATACCCCGGCCACAGGTTATGCTGGTCTGGATAATTTCACCTATTTTCTGCAGACAGCGGATGGACTTCAATCTGATCCGATATTGGTTAATGTTACTGTAAAGCCGGTTGGTTCGACCGACAATGTTACTACTTTACGTGATAACGCAGTTACCATACCTGTAAAAGACAATGACCTTAATAAAACGGGAACAACAGTCCTTGTTAATGCCAATCCAACCCGGGGTACTGTTACGATAACACCGACAGGCGAAATAAGATATACCCCTCAGGCCGGTTACATTGGCACAGATGTATTTACCTATGTACTTAGAACTGCTGATGCTGTTGAATCTGATCCGATTACTGTAAATGTAACTATTAACCCTGCAATTCCGGCTCCGGATATTACTATAGATGCACCAACAGGCACGCCAACGGTTATCGACGTTCCTATTCCCCCCGGCGGTAAGGTAATCATTACTGTTCCTCCAAAGAATGGCACCATAACTTTTGATCCTGTTACAGGCAAACCAATCTACACGCCTAACCCTGGATATACCGGCCCTGACGACTTCACTTATGTAATCGAAGATGAAGATGGGTATCAGTCGCCTCCAGGCAAGGTAACGCTAACGGTGAAAAGGGCTGCGAGGATTGGTCTGGCTAAGGCGCTGATCTCTACGGTGGCTAATCAGGATGGTAGTTTCAGACTGATATACCTGTTCACTATGGTGAACTACGGGGATGTCGCCATAAATAACTTAAGTTTGATCGACAACCTGGCTACGGCGTTCCCTGGCCGAACGGTGACGGTGAACCGTATCAACGGATCAGGTACTTTAAGGACGAACGCTAACTACAATGGAAATACGGTTACCCAGTTAATGCTTAATACAAGTACACTTGCGGCTAATTTTAAAGAGCAGGTGGAACTGGAGATTACTGTGAGTGGTAACCAGCAGACGGGTACTTATACCAACTCTGCAACGGCGCAGGGACAATCGGCCGATAACGGGGCAACTACGACAGACGTATCGACTACAGGTTTGACACCTGACCCTACGACTCCGGGAGACGTGAGCCCTTCTAACCCAACGGTTGCGGTGCTTCTTTTTGCGCCTTCTTTGAATATCCCAGTTTCCACCGACGACGACGTTATTATCAACATCCCGATCCCTACCGGTGGTTCTTTCGTGATTACCAATCCGCCAACAAATGGCACGATCTCGATTGATCCGGCTACAGGTAGGCCTATATATACACCGAACCCGGGGTATTCAGGACCAGATGAGTTCACTTATGTGATTGTGGATGCGAACGGTAATCAGTCGCCACCTGCTACGGTGACCCTTACGGTTACTGCTCCTGCGAAGATCGGTTTGGCCAAGGCTATGGTGTCGACCACAAAAAATGCGGACGGAAGTTATAGCGTGCGGTACAGGTTCACGATGGTGAATTATGGAGATGTAACTGTCAATAATGTAGGACTGTTCGATAACCTGAGCCTTGCATTTACGGATGCTACCTACCAGATTGTTAACATTACAACTTCAGGAACGAGCACGTTGAGAATAAATCAGGCTTATAATGGGAACAGTGTGACCAATATGTTGCTTCCGGCAAGTACCCTTGCGGGTCTGACCAAGGAAACGGTAGATATGGAAGTGCGTGTTGTACTTAATAAGCAAGAAGGTTTGTTCAATAACTTTGCTACCGTGGAGGGTATATCTGCCGGCGATGGCAGCCAGGTGAGCGACCAGTCGACAAACGGTTTCAACCCCGATCCGATAACTGCGGGCGATGTATCTCCTTCTGTACTGACTCCGGTTACCCTAACCAAACTCGATCTCAAGATTCCTGGAGGTTTCTCTCCAAATAATGACGGTATCAATGATTTCTTCGTTATTGAAAATGCGCTAGGCAAACGGGTGTCGCTCGAGGTGTTCAATAGATGGGGTAACAGGATTTATCGTTCGACAGATTATCAAAATAACTGGAACGGGAAAACTACTGAGGGGCTGTATGTGGGCGACGATGTTCCTCCAGGTACATATTACTATGTCATTATACTCGACGGAAAAGATAGAAAAGTTGGATACATCACTATTAACAGATAA
- a CDS encoding O-antigen ligase family protein: MARGFQRISGNAFQMFKQVFLVEKLNNTFGFIFFGVLALLIGWSIATQNQLGLAAMAIIVLLPVVYSIVVFPKFGIILLLVSAYFIMFLLRLNLVNFPLGTVMDMIQALLILGFFIKQKYNPDWKIFRDPIGILVLIWVAYNVIQFANPTAESRLAWVYTIRSTAAVMLMYFVFVYHIRDLSFIRLLFKIWLILALIGALYALKQHHIGFFDFEEAEINSPRLKRLLFIGGVWRKFSIFSDPVAFSYNMVTASLFCITQLLANISKTKKIVYAILVITYVYAMLLSGTRGAYVLIPASMFLLAVLNLNRKILIVSILTFGFLAALIYAPVGSPSIRRFQSAFRPSNDASFNVRAINQARLQPYIRSHPFGGGLGATGGWGVRFAPHSYLAQFPPDSGYVRVSAELGWIGLLLLCTLFFIILKTGINNYFLIRDPELKSYCLAMILIIFAYMIGNYPQEAIVQFPSNIFFYLFVALITVTLRLDYTSRKPDKSLI; the protein is encoded by the coding sequence TTGGCAAGAGGCTTTCAAAGAATATCTGGGAATGCGTTTCAAATGTTTAAGCAGGTTTTTCTAGTTGAAAAACTGAATAACACATTTGGCTTTATTTTTTTTGGCGTTCTTGCTTTGCTTATAGGCTGGTCAATTGCGACACAGAATCAACTAGGCTTGGCGGCAATGGCTATTATAGTTTTGCTTCCGGTTGTCTATTCTATCGTTGTCTTTCCGAAATTCGGTATCATTCTATTATTGGTTTCCGCGTATTTCATCATGTTTTTGTTAAGGTTAAACTTGGTCAATTTCCCTCTTGGAACAGTAATGGACATGATACAGGCACTGTTGATTCTGGGTTTTTTTATCAAACAGAAATATAACCCCGACTGGAAAATCTTTAGAGATCCAATCGGGATATTAGTATTAATATGGGTAGCGTATAATGTAATTCAATTTGCTAACCCCACAGCAGAGTCAAGACTCGCGTGGGTGTATACCATTCGATCTACAGCCGCGGTAATGCTGATGTATTTCGTCTTTGTTTATCACATTCGAGATCTAAGTTTTATTCGACTATTATTTAAAATATGGCTAATACTTGCACTAATTGGTGCCCTGTATGCTTTAAAACAACACCACATCGGTTTTTTCGACTTTGAGGAAGCCGAGATAAACAGCCCCCGTCTTAAAAGGCTCCTTTTTATCGGCGGTGTATGGCGTAAGTTCTCGATCTTTTCTGACCCTGTCGCCTTCTCGTACAATATGGTGACGGCAAGTTTGTTCTGTATAACCCAATTATTGGCAAATATCAGCAAAACAAAAAAAATAGTATATGCGATATTGGTAATTACATACGTGTATGCTATGCTGTTATCCGGGACAAGAGGTGCTTATGTCTTGATACCGGCATCTATGTTCCTTCTTGCAGTACTTAATCTTAATCGGAAAATACTTATCGTTTCCATTTTAACATTTGGATTTTTAGCAGCGCTTATCTATGCGCCTGTCGGGAGCCCGTCTATACGCAGGTTTCAGTCCGCTTTTAGGCCATCGAATGATGCATCATTTAACGTGAGGGCAATCAATCAGGCAAGACTGCAGCCCTACATCAGGTCCCACCCATTTGGAGGTGGGTTGGGTGCTACAGGTGGTTGGGGCGTTAGATTTGCCCCTCATTCTTATCTTGCACAGTTTCCTCCCGATAGTGGATACGTGAGGGTTTCTGCAGAATTGGGGTGGATAGGATTGTTGTTATTATGTACATTATTTTTCATAATTTTAAAAACAGGTATAAACAATTATTTCCTGATACGTGACCCTGAGCTAAAATCGTATTGCCTCGCAATGATCTTGATTATTTTTGCGTACATGATTGGAAATTATCCTCAGGAAGCTATTGTTCAATTTCCTTCTAATATTTTTTTCTATTTATTTGTAGCGTTAATAACTGTTACACTAAGATTAGATTATACCAGCCGTAAGCCAGATAAATCTTTAATTTAA
- a CDS encoding glycosyltransferase, with amino-acid sequence MDVLDISWFIIQIFVGFNLIWPLLLYVFWVLFRRKSRLVVKQTTLEPDYAVIITAYEQIENIPFVVSSVLAADYQNYIIYVVADKCDVSALSFTDQRVVILRPPRVLSSNTASHEYAFENFARAHQHITILDSDNLVHPDYFRQLNLTFSEGFEAVQGIRHAKNLNTTVARLDAARDIYYHFYDGILLYETGSSATLSGSGMAFQTKLYEDFLTRNSVKGAGFDKVLQHFIVKKGLRIAFNRHAIVYDEKTSKEAQLVNQRSRWINTWFKYFKLGFDLVFKGIFTFSLNRLLFGITLLRPPLFIFLILSVFCFVINLLISPFLALFWLIGLCIFVGGFIIALRYSNADPEIYTSLRNIPNFVYLQIKSLLKSPGANKRSVATKHYVNSNSENIDSDENGSKD; translated from the coding sequence ATGGATGTGCTGGATATAAGTTGGTTTATTATACAAATATTCGTTGGCTTCAATCTAATATGGCCCTTATTACTGTATGTTTTTTGGGTTCTTTTTAGAAGAAAGAGCCGTTTGGTCGTTAAACAGACCACTTTAGAGCCCGACTATGCAGTAATTATTACAGCTTACGAACAGATAGAAAATATACCTTTTGTTGTTAGTTCCGTACTGGCGGCTGATTATCAAAATTATATCATTTACGTTGTAGCTGATAAATGTGATGTCTCTGCCCTTAGTTTCACTGACCAGAGGGTTGTTATTCTTCGTCCTCCTCGGGTATTGTCAAGTAACACAGCCTCACATGAATATGCGTTTGAAAACTTTGCCAGGGCACATCAACATATTACTATATTGGACAGCGATAATCTGGTTCACCCAGATTATTTCAGGCAATTGAATCTTACGTTTTCAGAAGGATTCGAGGCGGTGCAGGGCATTCGTCATGCAAAAAACCTGAACACGACGGTGGCTCGTTTAGACGCAGCAAGAGATATTTATTATCATTTTTATGATGGTATTTTACTATATGAGACTGGTTCTTCGGCTACGCTTTCAGGTTCGGGTATGGCCTTTCAAACAAAGCTTTACGAAGATTTTCTTACTCGAAATAGTGTTAAGGGCGCAGGATTCGACAAGGTTTTACAGCACTTTATCGTAAAAAAGGGGCTACGCATTGCGTTCAATAGACATGCAATTGTATACGACGAAAAGACTTCAAAAGAAGCACAGCTGGTAAACCAACGTTCAAGATGGATAAACACCTGGTTTAAATATTTCAAGTTGGGATTTGATCTTGTTTTCAAAGGTATATTTACATTCAGCCTGAATCGCCTGTTGTTTGGAATTACTTTGCTAAGACCTCCATTGTTCATATTTTTAATTCTGTCTGTCTTTTGCTTTGTGATTAACTTACTGATCAGTCCTTTCCTCGCTTTGTTTTGGCTTATTGGGTTATGTATTTTTGTCGGAGGTTTTATTATTGCTCTAAGGTATTCAAATGCGGACCCAGAGATTTATACGTCATTAAGAAACATCCCTAATTTTGTTTATCTACAAATAAAATCACTTTTAAAGAGTCCGGGCGCTAACAAGCGCTCTGTGGCCACTAAGCATTATGTAAACAGTAATAGTGAAAATATTGACAGTGATGAGAACGGATCCAAAGATTAA
- a CDS encoding exopolysaccharide transport family protein: MEEFRNFLRLLRSRILLLVMMPVIAIIITFFLVRNMPDSYSAQAQISTGIVDNSQQFILEATGGSNYMQVSQEFSNLIEMMRMKKILDMVSYQLIIHDLTHTDTYRSKSQAINETSTYNINRAIAVYRAKYAKREGLNLWDKDQNGMYRLLRSMRYDSESLKDKLRINRSGDSDFINIEFTSESSELSAFVVNTLATEFINYYSELVKTNQFKANTFLKALLAEKQETMNGRVSALRNYKIQNRVLNLDEQSSQLYQQILQYDQKIQQTIENIAAKSGALNEIDRKFDGRERGYLESTLTRVNQNLLSTKADLKSMYDVYIQNDFDPDYKRSIDSLQTILSEQINTSTDQFIYNPLVAKQDLVQKKLNLDIELDLARYSLGYMEKEQAKLNQQFDKLVPQEAEVQSMERDVDIASKEYLDILNKFNASSLEAGLDIKLKFVQPAMPGLPQASKKMLLVILSGIITFVFCLFILFILFFLDDSVRTPKQLANATKRPVLGVLKGTFNDISKLWEGRETNKGLTEFKDQLRSIRFEIDKLVSGKMLAITSLNESEGKSLLSLSLAYAWVMTKKRILIIDGNFTNPNISNVIREPVYLEDFFTGSASIDIPIKSNITVLCNKGGDKSLYEVADKASIHKALYSLYDHFDLIIVDTASLKALNKSAEWFEFCDHVIAVYEGGKPIGDDRKQYITYLHNLDNKFIGWVLNNSKRVS; this comes from the coding sequence ATGGAAGAATTTAGAAATTTTCTGCGCTTATTGAGAAGTCGGATCCTTCTTTTGGTTATGATGCCGGTAATCGCTATCATAATCACATTTTTTCTGGTAAGAAACATGCCCGATTCCTATAGTGCGCAAGCTCAAATTTCAACTGGGATTGTAGACAATTCCCAACAGTTCATACTCGAAGCAACCGGAGGTTCAAATTACATGCAGGTAAGTCAGGAGTTCAGTAATCTTATTGAGATGATGCGCATGAAAAAAATCCTGGATATGGTTTCCTACCAGTTGATTATACATGACTTGACACATACCGATACCTACAGATCCAAAAGCCAGGCTATCAACGAAACGAGTACGTACAATATCAATAGAGCGATTGCGGTTTACCGTGCTAAGTATGCTAAGCGTGAGGGCTTGAATTTATGGGATAAGGATCAAAATGGGATGTATAGGCTGCTTAGGTCTATGCGTTATGATAGCGAAAGTTTAAAAGATAAGTTGCGAATAAATCGTTCAGGTGATAGTGACTTTATAAATATCGAGTTTACATCCGAAAGTTCAGAGCTTTCGGCATTCGTGGTTAACACGCTCGCTACTGAGTTTATTAATTACTACTCCGAACTGGTGAAAACCAACCAATTTAAGGCAAACACTTTTCTAAAAGCACTCTTAGCTGAAAAGCAGGAGACAATGAATGGCAGGGTTAGCGCTTTAAGAAATTACAAAATTCAAAACCGTGTATTGAACTTGGATGAACAATCAAGTCAGCTATATCAGCAGATTTTACAGTATGATCAAAAAATACAGCAGACAATAGAGAATATTGCCGCCAAAAGCGGTGCATTGAACGAGATTGACCGAAAATTTGACGGTAGGGAGCGCGGATATCTTGAGTCTACACTCACGCGGGTTAATCAAAATCTTCTGAGCACAAAGGCAGACCTGAAATCAATGTATGACGTGTATATCCAAAATGATTTCGATCCCGATTACAAACGTTCTATAGATTCCCTTCAGACTATTTTAAGTGAACAGATAAATACTTCTACAGATCAATTTATATATAATCCTCTTGTTGCGAAACAAGACTTGGTTCAGAAAAAATTGAATCTTGACATCGAATTAGACCTGGCCCGTTACAGTTTGGGATACATGGAGAAAGAACAGGCTAAGCTAAATCAGCAGTTCGATAAGCTGGTTCCCCAAGAGGCTGAAGTGCAATCTATGGAAAGAGATGTTGATATTGCAAGTAAGGAATACCTTGATATTTTAAATAAGTTTAATGCCAGCAGTCTGGAAGCGGGCCTGGATATAAAACTTAAGTTTGTCCAGCCAGCGATGCCGGGGCTCCCTCAGGCGTCAAAGAAGATGCTTTTGGTGATATTGAGTGGGATAATTACATTCGTGTTCTGCCTGTTTATTCTGTTTATACTATTTTTTCTAGACGATTCCGTCAGAACCCCTAAGCAACTGGCTAACGCAACAAAAAGACCTGTTCTGGGAGTGCTTAAGGGAACCTTTAACGATATTTCTAAATTATGGGAAGGTAGAGAAACCAACAAAGGGTTAACTGAGTTCAAAGATCAACTTAGGTCTATACGCTTTGAGATTGATAAGCTTGTCTCAGGAAAAATGCTCGCAATAACAAGTCTAAACGAATCAGAAGGAAAAAGTCTGTTGTCCCTAAGCTTAGCGTATGCCTGGGTTATGACCAAAAAACGAATATTAATTATAGACGGTAACTTCACCAATCCAAACATCAGTAATGTAATTCGCGAGCCTGTGTATCTTGAAGATTTTTTTACAGGCAGCGCATCGATTGATATTCCCATCAAGTCAAACATCACCGTATTGTGCAATAAGGGAGGGGACAAGTCTCTCTACGAAGTGGCGGACAAGGCCAGCATACACAAAGCGTTATATTCCCTATACGATCATTTTGATCTAATCATTGTTGACACTGCATCTTTGAAAGCGCTCAATAAATCTGCAGAATGGTTTGAGTTTTGCGACCATGTAATTGCTGTTTACGAGGGCGGAAAACCTATAGGCGACGATCGTAAGCAATACATTACATACCTGCACAATCTTGATAACAAGTTTATTGGATGGGTGCTGAATAATTCGAAGCGGGTTAGCTAG
- a CDS encoding TolC family protein has translation MIRKRANLLLILFIYTPFFAESQESILSDVSYLYMEKLIAAAKENSPRNIVFNEQISVAKNNLAQQKTSWLDPFSFSYIYRSNTTLDIVTADLLRGYQLSASINPGVFFKKPFMVKAARDQVQIAQAEKTEYDLQLESLVKQRYLAYLQNLNVLKLRTRIALDNEGTFKSARAKFERNEISFEDYNSVSIAVNSAYESKIIAEANLAIAKASLEELTVKKLEEIK, from the coding sequence ATGATAAGAAAAAGAGCCAATCTGTTACTCATCCTGTTTATTTACACACCATTTTTTGCAGAATCTCAGGAAAGCATTCTTAGCGACGTTTCATATCTATACATGGAAAAGTTAATTGCTGCCGCTAAGGAAAATAGTCCACGTAACATTGTTTTCAATGAACAAATTTCTGTAGCTAAAAATAACCTGGCCCAGCAGAAGACATCCTGGCTTGATCCATTTTCTTTTTCGTATATATATAGGTCAAATACTACATTGGATATCGTAACGGCCGATCTACTAAGAGGTTATCAATTGTCTGCCTCGATAAATCCCGGTGTTTTTTTTAAGAAGCCATTTATGGTTAAAGCCGCAAGGGACCAGGTTCAAATAGCTCAGGCAGAGAAAACCGAGTATGACCTGCAACTCGAGTCACTGGTTAAGCAGCGTTATTTGGCTTACCTTCAGAACCTAAACGTCTTAAAACTGCGCACTAGGATAGCGTTGGACAACGAGGGCACTTTTAAGTCTGCGCGCGCAAAATTCGAGCGTAATGAGATTTCATTTGAAGATTACAACTCTGTTTCTATAGCTGTAAATTCAGCATACGAATCCAAAATTATCGCCGAAGCAAATCTAGCAATTGCTAAAGCTTCTTTAGAGGAACTTACAGTTAAGAAGCTTGAGGAAATAAAATAA
- a CDS encoding glycosyltransferase family 2 protein, with amino-acid sequence MSLSNLPSWIQEVNFSFEKYEDVPKEVFDQINDRLDHKDKSEPLVSILVSAYNEEINVLRCIASLSKTTTEIPFEIIVTNNNSTDKTQLTLDALHIRSVFQPIQGWGPARQMGQENARGKYILLADADCLYPPAWVDEMIKVLSRPGVACVYGRYAFIPEPGFPRWKLKVLETLKNVVAEYRHLYRPYLNTYGISMGYVKEYGLKIGFIMEKVRGEDGRMAFDLMTYGKIKQVKSEKALVWTGPRTLQKDGSFGVVMIKRLTKELKRFFVLLTPEKPHDTKKSDNN; translated from the coding sequence ATGAGTCTTTCAAATCTCCCGTCATGGATTCAGGAAGTTAACTTCTCTTTTGAGAAATACGAAGATGTTCCCAAAGAAGTATTTGATCAGATTAATGATCGTCTAGATCATAAGGATAAAAGCGAGCCGCTTGTAAGCATCCTGGTTTCAGCATATAATGAGGAAATAAATGTGTTAAGATGCATTGCATCACTTTCAAAAACAACAACTGAAATTCCTTTCGAAATAATTGTTACAAACAATAATTCTACCGATAAAACGCAACTCACACTCGATGCGCTGCATATTAGAAGCGTATTCCAGCCGATTCAGGGTTGGGGTCCCGCCAGGCAAATGGGACAGGAAAATGCCAGGGGAAAATACATCCTATTGGCCGACGCCGATTGCCTTTATCCCCCAGCATGGGTTGACGAAATGATAAAGGTTTTGTCGAGGCCCGGCGTAGCATGTGTTTATGGCAGATATGCTTTCATACCCGAGCCTGGTTTTCCACGTTGGAAATTAAAGGTTCTGGAGACCTTGAAAAACGTTGTTGCGGAATACCGACATCTGTACCGTCCCTATCTTAACACTTATGGCATCAGCATGGGATATGTCAAGGAATATGGATTGAAGATCGGATTCATTATGGAGAAGGTTAGAGGAGAAGATGGCAGAATGGCGTTTGACTTAATGACATATGGTAAGATCAAGCAGGTAAAGTCGGAGAAGGCACTGGTGTGGACGGGACCGAGGACATTACAGAAAGATGGAAGTTTTGGCGTTGTTATGATAAAAAGACTAACAAAAGAATTAAAGCGCTTCTTTGTTTTATTGACACCCGAGAAACCTCATGACACCAAGAAATCCGACAACAATTAA